In Sphingopyxis sp. CCNWLW2, a single window of DNA contains:
- a CDS encoding NAD(P)-dependent oxidoreductase codes for MIVLHARPSPGFREAVDAIFGPGVVTHVDEAAPLDAVAPDITALLHVLTPVTPEFIASAPKLKLIQKLGVGVNTIALDAARDHGVAVCNMPGTNSQAVAEMALSLMMAVLRRTCFFDGRTRAGEGWTADPSELDSVGEIAGRTVGLVGFGHSAQLLAPVLAALGANVVYTARHRRDCAYEYRPFNNLIAEADIVSLHMPLTDETRASVDPFAMKKGAVLVNTARGELVDQARLVEALTTGHLCGAGLDVFAEEPLPRGNPLLGLPSVVLAPHIAWLTPETLVRSLTVAQENCRRLAANENLLHQVV; via the coding sequence ATGATCGTCCTCCACGCTCGCCCGAGTCCCGGCTTCCGCGAAGCCGTCGATGCGATCTTCGGCCCCGGTGTGGTGACTCATGTCGACGAGGCGGCACCACTCGATGCGGTTGCGCCGGATATCACCGCGCTGCTCCACGTGCTGACCCCCGTGACACCCGAATTCATCGCGTCGGCGCCGAAATTGAAGCTGATCCAGAAGCTCGGTGTCGGGGTGAATACGATCGCGCTCGATGCCGCCCGTGACCATGGAGTAGCCGTCTGCAACATGCCCGGCACCAACAGCCAGGCGGTTGCCGAAATGGCGCTGTCGCTGATGATGGCGGTACTGCGCCGGACTTGCTTCTTCGATGGGCGCACCCGCGCCGGCGAGGGGTGGACCGCCGATCCGTCCGAACTCGACAGTGTCGGGGAGATTGCGGGCCGGACCGTCGGGCTGGTGGGCTTCGGCCATTCGGCGCAGCTGCTCGCGCCGGTGCTGGCGGCGCTCGGGGCGAACGTCGTCTATACCGCGCGCCATCGCCGTGACTGCGCGTATGAATATCGCCCTTTCAACAACTTGATCGCCGAAGCCGATATCGTTTCGCTCCACATGCCGCTCACCGACGAGACACGCGCGAGCGTCGATCCGTTCGCGATGAAGAAGGGGGCGGTGCTCGTCAACACCGCGCGCGGCGAACTGGTCGATCAGGCGCGGCTGGTCGAGGCGCTGACCACGGGCCATCTGTGCGGCGCCGGGCTCGATGTTTTCGCCGAAGAACCCTTGCCGCGCGGCAATCCGCTGCTCGGCTTGCCGAGCGTCGTGCTCGCGCCGCATATCGCATGGCTCACGCCCGAAACGCTCGTGCGCAGCCTGACGGTCGCACAGGAAAATTGCCGTCGGCTCGCGGCCAACGAAAATCTTCTTCATCAGGTGGTCTAA
- the eno gene encoding phosphopyruvate hydratase: MTSRIASVTGRQLWDSRGRPTVEAEVVLESGAVGRAIAPAGASRGAHEAIDLRDGGEAFGGFGVNRAVAGVGSEIAQAIAGMDAREQASVDAALCDLDGSPNKARLGANAVVAVSMAVLHAAAADAREPLWRYLAGDRKVRVPLPEIQIFGGGAHAGRRTDVQDFMVMCPKAGSFRRALEITDDVYRAAGKLMEAKGPLSGVADEGGWWPNFASNEDALDTLTKAIEASGHRAGEEVFISLDIAANELGDASGYSLALDDGRLTSEAMAARIVEWAGRYPILSIEDPAGQDDWTAMAAVTSAIGDRVQIIGDDVLVTNAARVERAGDAGVCNAALIKVNQVGTVTEAKAALDAAVARGWGAIVSARSGESEDVTIAHLATGWDAGQLKVGSFTRSERMAKWNEMLRIEEAMGGDAAFAGFSAFAGSIGRVAA, from the coding sequence ATGACCTCGCGTATCGCCTCCGTCACCGGCCGCCAGCTTTGGGATTCGCGCGGCCGGCCCACCGTCGAGGCCGAAGTCGTGCTTGAATCGGGCGCGGTCGGGCGCGCGATCGCTCCCGCGGGCGCCTCGCGCGGGGCGCATGAGGCAATCGACCTGCGCGATGGCGGCGAAGCGTTCGGCGGTTTTGGCGTCAATCGCGCGGTTGCGGGGGTCGGCTCGGAGATTGCGCAGGCGATCGCAGGCATGGATGCGCGCGAGCAGGCGTCGGTCGACGCGGCGCTTTGCGACCTCGACGGCTCGCCGAACAAGGCGCGGCTCGGCGCGAACGCGGTTGTCGCGGTGTCGATGGCGGTGCTCCACGCCGCCGCGGCGGACGCGCGCGAACCGCTCTGGCGCTATCTCGCCGGGGATCGCAAGGTGCGCGTGCCGCTGCCCGAAATCCAGATTTTCGGCGGCGGGGCGCACGCGGGACGTCGCACCGACGTGCAGGATTTCATGGTGATGTGCCCGAAGGCAGGCAGCTTCCGTCGCGCACTCGAGATCACCGACGATGTTTACCGCGCGGCGGGCAAGCTGATGGAGGCGAAGGGGCCCTTGTCGGGGGTCGCCGACGAGGGCGGCTGGTGGCCGAATTTCGCGTCGAACGAGGATGCGCTCGACACGCTCACCAAGGCGATCGAGGCGAGCGGTCACCGCGCGGGTGAGGAGGTGTTCATCTCGCTCGATATCGCCGCGAACGAGCTCGGCGACGCCTCGGGCTACAGCCTCGCGCTCGACGATGGACGTCTGACGAGCGAAGCGATGGCCGCGCGTATCGTCGAATGGGCGGGTCGCTATCCGATCCTGTCGATCGAGGACCCCGCGGGGCAGGACGACTGGACGGCGATGGCCGCCGTCACTTCCGCGATCGGCGACCGCGTCCAGATCATCGGCGACGATGTGCTCGTCACCAATGCCGCGCGTGTCGAACGGGCGGGCGATGCGGGGGTGTGCAACGCCGCGCTGATCAAGGTCAATCAGGTCGGCACCGTCACCGAGGCAAAGGCTGCGCTCGACGCTGCCGTGGCGCGCGGTTGGGGCGCGATCGTCTCGGCGCGCTCGGGCGAGAGCGAGGATGTCACCATCGCCCATCTCGCGACCGGATGGGACGCCGGGCAATTGAAGGTCGGCAGCTTCACACGGTCGGAACGCATGGCGAAGTGGAACGAGATGCTGCGGATCGAGGAAGCGATGGGCGGCGACGCGGCGTTCGCGGGCTTCTCTGCCTTCGCTGGATCGATCGGCCGGGTCGCGGCATGA
- a CDS encoding phosphotransferase family protein, translating to MTADADIIDGLRDAGLVGEGDIVLEPLTGGVSCDVWKVETPSGPIVVKRPLPQLRVAAEWLAPVERGTSEVRWLKRARGVDPRIVPEVLAELPGHAFAMRFLPGCPVWKDELMAGRIDAGFAAQVGQGIAAVHAATAFNDADRADFPNDDMFRALRVDPFLLHVARQDSELALALTALADDLSSRKIALVHGDVSPKNILVSADGPVFLDAECAVYGDPAFDLAFCTTHLLLKAVWSGDVQLNEAAAVLVSAYRAGTDWEDADDLLLRAGKLTAALLLARVEGKSPAPYLTDPEHKRVVRDQARGLIVAPSLIDVLVANWKRTFA from the coding sequence GTGACGGCCGACGCCGACATCATCGACGGATTGCGCGACGCCGGGCTGGTGGGCGAGGGCGATATCGTTCTCGAACCGCTGACCGGCGGCGTGTCGTGCGACGTGTGGAAGGTCGAGACGCCCTCGGGGCCGATCGTCGTCAAGCGGCCGCTGCCGCAACTGCGCGTCGCCGCCGAATGGCTCGCCCCCGTCGAGCGCGGGACGAGCGAGGTGCGCTGGCTCAAACGCGCGCGCGGCGTCGATCCGCGGATTGTGCCGGAGGTGCTCGCCGAACTGCCCGGCCACGCCTTCGCCATGCGCTTTCTGCCCGGCTGCCCGGTGTGGAAGGACGAACTGATGGCGGGCCGCATCGACGCCGGTTTTGCCGCGCAGGTGGGGCAGGGGATTGCCGCCGTCCATGCCGCGACCGCGTTTAACGACGCCGACCGCGCCGACTTCCCCAATGACGACATGTTTCGCGCGCTCCGCGTCGATCCCTTCTTGCTCCATGTTGCCCGGCAGGATAGCGAGTTGGCGCTCGCGCTGACGGCGCTTGCCGACGATCTGTCCTCGCGCAAGATCGCGCTCGTCCATGGCGACGTCAGTCCGAAAAACATCCTCGTCAGCGCGGATGGCCCGGTGTTCCTCGACGCCGAATGCGCCGTCTATGGCGACCCGGCCTTCGACCTCGCTTTCTGCACGACGCACTTGCTGCTCAAGGCGGTCTGGTCAGGCGATGTGCAATTGAATGAGGCGGCCGCCGTGCTGGTCTCCGCCTATCGCGCGGGTACCGATTGGGAGGATGCCGACGATCTGCTGCTCCGCGCGGGCAAGCTCACCGCGGCGCTGCTCCTCGCGCGCGTCGAGGGCAAGTCGCCTGCACCCTATCTCACCGACCCCGAACATAAGCGCGTCGTGCGCGATCAGGCGCGGGGGCTGATTGTCGCGCCGTCGCTGATCGACGTGCTCGTCGCCAACTGGAAAAGGACTTTTGCATGA
- a CDS encoding alpha/beta hydrolase — protein MMDPNGIEGLDAQFVGLASPTAPRIQAGGHPCQGIYWTEAGKRPKVAIIATHYNVDFKEHYIAPYFARQGFGFLGWNTRYRGFEDQFLLEHAILDIGVGIKWLKEEAGVEQIVILGNSGGGSLMGAYQAEAIAPTLTDRLPSVGQDALAQLIKGDLYISFNAHQGRPEVLTDWMDASVIDENDPTLTDPELDPFNPDNGPPYSDEFIAKYRAGQRARNQRITDWAKAELARLNAAGIPDRIFPMFRCWGDIRCVDPSIDPSDRKPNWCYRGDPATANRTPSIGRANTIKTWLNMWSLETSPCQGQPHLAKHDTPALVVQGTADTGVFPSDARKIFDFLGSSDKKLELIPGAHYFEDSIEERQNAADLVGAWIREKL, from the coding sequence ATGATGGACCCGAACGGGATCGAAGGACTGGACGCGCAATTCGTAGGGCTGGCGTCGCCGACCGCGCCGCGTATTCAGGCGGGCGGGCATCCGTGCCAGGGCATTTATTGGACCGAGGCGGGCAAGCGGCCGAAGGTCGCGATCATCGCCACCCATTATAATGTCGATTTCAAGGAACATTATATCGCGCCCTATTTCGCGCGGCAGGGTTTCGGCTTCCTCGGCTGGAACACGCGCTATCGCGGGTTCGAGGACCAGTTCCTGCTCGAACATGCGATCCTCGACATCGGCGTCGGAATAAAGTGGCTCAAAGAAGAGGCGGGCGTCGAGCAGATCGTCATCCTCGGCAACTCGGGCGGCGGCTCGCTGATGGGCGCCTATCAGGCCGAAGCGATCGCGCCGACCTTGACCGACCGCCTGCCTTCGGTCGGGCAGGACGCGCTGGCGCAGCTGATCAAGGGCGATCTCTATATCAGCTTCAACGCGCACCAGGGGCGTCCCGAAGTGCTCACCGACTGGATGGACGCGTCGGTGATCGACGAGAATGATCCGACCCTCACCGACCCCGAGCTCGACCCGTTCAACCCCGACAACGGCCCGCCCTATTCGGACGAATTCATCGCGAAATATCGCGCCGGCCAGCGCGCGCGCAACCAGCGCATCACCGACTGGGCGAAGGCCGAGCTCGCACGGCTCAACGCGGCGGGCATTCCCGACCGCATCTTTCCGATGTTCCGGTGCTGGGGCGATATCCGCTGCGTCGACCCGTCGATCGATCCGTCGGATCGCAAGCCCAACTGGTGCTATCGCGGCGACCCTGCGACCGCGAACCGTACGCCGAGCATCGGGCGCGCGAACACGATCAAGACCTGGCTCAATATGTGGAGCCTCGAAACCTCGCCCTGTCAGGGGCAGCCGCACCTCGCCAAACACGACACGCCCGCGCTCGTCGTGCAGGGAACCGCCGACACGGGCGTTTTTCCGAGCGACGCGCGCAAGATCTTCGATTTCCTCGGGAGCAGCGACAAGAAGCTCGAATTGATCCCCGGCGCGCATTATTTCGAGGACTCGATCGAAGAACGGCAGAACGCCGCCGACCTCGTCGGCGCGTGGATCCGGGAGAAGCTGTGA
- a CDS encoding long-chain-fatty-acid--CoA ligase, with the protein MDGLMQNVPLTVDRIIDHAANWHGAREIVSRDAEGRVTRSTWADVHADAKRVSNALAAEGIKPGDRVATMAWNGARHLAAWYGAAGMGAVLHTLNPRLFPEQIAYIANHAGDRLLIADPATAELVEQLLPQVPSIEKVIFFCDAASMPQTSFAATAFDDWIAGQPAEYVWGGFDENAACGLCYTSGTTGNPKGVLYSHRSNYIHALMTLQRDALGLSARDTVLLVVPMYHANAWGVVYSAPAVGAKLVLPGQRMDGESIYNLIEEEGVTYSAAVPTVWQMLLQYMQENGKRFTTLERVTIGGSACPESIIRTFRDDYGVDVIQGWGMTETSPLGTVSVPSAAVAAKSDAEQMAYKLKQGRLLCGLEMKLVDDAGNRLPHDGKTPGRLMVKGPTIAGGYYGGEGGDVLDAEGFFDTGDVSTIDGEGYMQITDRAKDVVKSGGEWISSIEIENIAMGHEAVANAAVVGIAHPKWDERPILLCQLKPGASASADDLKSFLDGKIAKWWMPDDILFVAEIPLGPTGKIDKKAIRAGLEGYELPFEVTR; encoded by the coding sequence ATGGACGGGTTGATGCAGAATGTGCCGCTGACGGTCGACCGGATCATCGATCATGCGGCGAACTGGCACGGCGCGCGCGAGATCGTGTCGCGCGATGCCGAAGGGCGCGTCACCCGCTCGACCTGGGCCGACGTCCATGCCGATGCGAAGCGCGTGTCGAACGCGCTCGCCGCCGAGGGGATTAAGCCCGGCGACCGTGTCGCGACGATGGCGTGGAACGGCGCGCGGCACCTCGCCGCCTGGTACGGTGCGGCGGGGATGGGGGCGGTGCTCCATACGCTCAACCCGCGGCTCTTTCCCGAACAGATCGCCTATATCGCGAACCACGCGGGCGATCGGCTGCTGATCGCCGACCCGGCGACCGCAGAGCTCGTCGAGCAATTGCTGCCGCAGGTGCCGTCGATCGAGAAGGTGATCTTTTTCTGCGACGCTGCGTCGATGCCGCAAACCAGCTTTGCCGCGACCGCCTTCGACGACTGGATTGCCGGGCAACCCGCCGAATATGTCTGGGGCGGGTTCGACGAAAATGCGGCGTGCGGGCTTTGCTATACCAGCGGCACGACGGGGAATCCCAAGGGCGTGCTCTATTCGCATCGGTCTAACTATATCCATGCGCTGATGACCTTGCAGCGCGACGCACTCGGCCTGTCGGCGCGCGATACGGTGCTGCTCGTCGTGCCCATGTATCATGCCAATGCGTGGGGCGTCGTCTATTCGGCGCCCGCGGTCGGCGCGAAGCTGGTCTTGCCCGGGCAACGAATGGACGGCGAATCGATCTATAATCTGATCGAAGAGGAGGGCGTGACCTATTCGGCGGCCGTGCCAACAGTGTGGCAGATGTTGCTGCAATATATGCAGGAAAATGGAAAGCGCTTCACGACGCTGGAGCGCGTCACGATCGGCGGATCGGCGTGCCCCGAATCGATCATCCGGACGTTCCGCGACGATTATGGTGTCGACGTCATCCAGGGCTGGGGCATGACCGAAACCTCGCCGCTCGGCACGGTGTCGGTGCCCAGTGCCGCGGTCGCGGCGAAATCCGACGCCGAGCAGATGGCGTATAAGCTCAAGCAGGGCCGGCTGCTCTGCGGACTCGAGATGAAGCTGGTCGACGATGCGGGCAACCGCCTGCCGCACGACGGCAAGACGCCGGGGCGGCTGATGGTCAAGGGGCCGACGATCGCGGGCGGCTATTATGGCGGCGAGGGTGGCGACGTGCTCGACGCCGAAGGCTTCTTCGACACCGGCGACGTCAGCACGATCGATGGCGAAGGCTATATGCAGATCACCGACCGCGCGAAGGATGTCGTGAAGTCGGGCGGCGAGTGGATCAGCTCGATCGAGATCGAGAATATCGCGATGGGGCATGAGGCGGTCGCCAACGCCGCCGTTGTCGGGATCGCGCATCCGAAATGGGACGAGCGGCCGATCCTGCTGTGCCAGTTGAAGCCCGGCGCCAGCGCCTCCGCCGACGATCTCAAATCCTTTCTCGACGGCAAGATCGCCAAATGGTGGATGCCCGACGACATATTGTTCGTTGCGGAAATCCCGCTGGGGCCGACGGGCAAGATCGACAAGAAAGCGATCCGCGCGGGGCTTGAGGGGTACGAGCTGCCCTTTGAAGTCACCCGCTGA
- a CDS encoding MarR family winged helix-turn-helix transcriptional regulator — MRTNQLIIALFQRFCWLDEGLQARLHDHGWPDVNRPQSMVMTNIVSGIVRPSDIARNLGISRQAIHSTISQMVKLGIVQMEVDPADRRHMIVSLTDLGARMRKDAQRSMDELTAQIAAKLGQDKFDALFAALEADWGDNIDRPAAAPRR, encoded by the coding sequence ATGCGCACCAACCAGCTTATCATCGCGCTTTTCCAGCGCTTCTGCTGGCTCGACGAAGGGCTTCAAGCGCGGCTCCACGACCATGGCTGGCCCGACGTCAACCGCCCGCAATCGATGGTGATGACGAATATCGTCAGCGGTATCGTGCGCCCGTCGGACATCGCGCGCAATCTGGGCATATCGCGGCAGGCGATCCACAGCACGATTAGCCAGATGGTGAAGCTCGGCATCGTGCAGATGGAAGTCGATCCCGCCGACCGCCGCCACATGATCGTGTCGCTGACTGACCTTGGCGCGCGCATGCGCAAGGACGCGCAGCGCTCGATGGACGAGCTTACTGCACAAATCGCGGCCAAGCTGGGACAGGACAAGTTCGACGCCCTGTTCGCGGCGCTCGAGGCCGACTGGGGCGACAATATCGACCGCCCCGCCGCCGCCCCGCGCCGTTAG
- a CDS encoding NADPH-dependent FMN reductase — protein MTSIAVIVGSTREGSFNRALGEVAAASLEAQGATVTRVYLAAFDLPLYSAAREANDFPSDALKLKALFVAQDGLLFISPEYNGSLTPLLKNAIDWASRPTGDEGMVALTAYRGKAAAIMSASISPFGGLRGLMHLRQILSTIQMLVIPEQVLVPNAHAAFAEDGSLKEPLPASLVEMTAGRLIAVAKALSA, from the coding sequence ATGACCAGCATCGCCGTCATCGTCGGCAGCACCCGCGAGGGATCGTTCAACCGCGCATTGGGCGAGGTCGCCGCGGCGAGTCTCGAAGCGCAGGGCGCAACCGTGACGCGGGTCTATCTCGCAGCGTTCGACCTGCCGCTCTATTCGGCGGCGCGCGAGGCGAACGATTTTCCGTCCGACGCGCTGAAGCTTAAGGCGCTTTTCGTCGCGCAGGACGGCCTGCTCTTCATCTCCCCCGAATATAATGGCTCGCTCACACCGTTGCTCAAAAACGCCATCGACTGGGCCTCCCGCCCGACCGGGGACGAGGGTATGGTTGCGCTGACCGCCTATCGCGGCAAGGCGGCGGCGATCATGTCGGCGTCGATCAGTCCGTTCGGCGGGCTCCGCGGGTTGATGCATCTGCGCCAGATACTCTCGACGATCCAGATGCTGGTGATTCCCGAACAGGTGCTGGTGCCGAATGCGCACGCCGCCTTTGCCGAGGATGGCAGCTTGAAGGAGCCGCTGCCGGCGTCGCTGGTCGAAATGACCGCCGGACGGCTGATCGCGGTCGCGAAGGCGCTGTCGGCCTAG
- a CDS encoding MarR family winged helix-turn-helix transcriptional regulator: protein MAKKTQDYRHPAEYYTDPENSIGYLARVVFRSFSRLLERRTLTHDVSAGQWRFLRQLWREDGITQRELSERVGMREPTTVVALKGLEKAGLITRKKTADDRRKTFIHLTPHAKKLELILAPMNAEIHEIATKGMTDEEVEVLQGLMRRVIDNLGDETRKLAVLSDIKA, encoded by the coding sequence TTGGCAAAGAAAACACAGGATTACCGGCATCCAGCCGAATATTATACCGATCCGGAAAACAGCATCGGCTATCTGGCGCGCGTCGTTTTCCGGTCTTTCTCGCGGTTGCTCGAGCGCCGCACGCTGACGCACGACGTGTCGGCGGGACAGTGGCGTTTCCTGCGCCAGCTATGGCGCGAGGACGGCATCACCCAGCGCGAACTCAGCGAACGCGTCGGCATGCGCGAACCGACGACGGTCGTTGCGCTCAAGGGACTGGAAAAGGCCGGGCTGATCACGCGCAAGAAGACCGCCGACGACCGCCGCAAGACCTTCATTCACCTGACCCCGCATGCGAAGAAGCTCGAACTGATCCTCGCGCCGATGAACGCCGAGATTCACGAGATCGCCACCAAGGGGATGACCGACGAAGAGGTCGAGGTGCTGCAGGGGCTGATGCGCCGCGTCATCGACAATCTTGGCGATGAAACGCGCAAGCTCGCGGTGCTTTCCGACATCAAGGCCTGA
- the leuD gene encoding 3-isopropylmalate dehydratase small subunit, with protein MQKFTRTKAVAAPLPLANVDTDMIIPAQYMKSLTRSGLGKHLFRELRFAADGSERSDFILNQPTCRSAQVVVADRNFGCGSSREHAVWALTDFGIRCVIAPSFGDIFAGNARKNGLLLIRLPDATCARLRDEIALAQYAPVEVDLDAQQIRLASGEAIDFAIDPDDRRILMDGLDDIARTLRHADAIARFEATL; from the coding sequence GTGCAAAAATTTACCCGGACGAAAGCAGTCGCGGCCCCGCTGCCACTCGCCAATGTCGACACCGACATGATCATCCCCGCGCAATATATGAAATCGCTGACCCGCTCGGGGCTTGGTAAACATCTGTTTCGCGAGCTTCGCTTTGCGGCGGACGGGAGCGAGCGTAGCGATTTCATCCTGAATCAGCCGACATGCCGTAGTGCGCAGGTGGTCGTCGCCGACCGCAATTTCGGCTGCGGGTCGTCACGCGAGCATGCGGTGTGGGCGCTCACCGACTTCGGCATTCGCTGCGTCATCGCGCCAAGCTTCGGCGATATCTTTGCTGGGAACGCCCGCAAGAATGGCCTGCTGCTGATCCGCCTGCCCGACGCAACATGCGCGCGGCTGCGCGACGAAATCGCGCTCGCCCAATATGCGCCGGTCGAGGTCGATCTGGATGCACAGCAGATACGGCTCGCGTCGGGCGAGGCGATCGATTTCGCGATCGATCCCGATGATCGCCGGATCCTGATGGATGGGCTCGACGACATCGCCCGCACGCTGCGCCACGCCGATGCGATCGCGCGGTTCGAAGCGACGCTCTAG
- the leuC gene encoding 3-isopropylmalate dehydratase large subunit — protein sequence MNRPRTLYDKIWDAHAVAEDDGETLLYIDLHLLHEVTSPQAFAGLAAAGRAVRRPELALALSDHNVPTAGQAAGPAGVADAEARAQLEALVSNTRHFGIENFPMGDPRGGIVHVVGPEQGRSQPGMTIVCGDSHTSTHGAFGALAFGIGTSEVEHVLATQTIRQRRSRNMRVTVDGVLAPHVHAKDLALHLLGVIGVDGAGGHVVEYAGEAVRALSMEARMTLCNLSIEMGARAGLVAPDATTFAYLAGRPAAPGGRAWDIAQARWATLASDDGALFDREIRVDARDVRPMVSWGTNPSQVAAIDGLVPDPAALTNAEACSAATRALAYMDLTPGAPIAGLRLDRVFIGSCTNSRIEDLRVVAEVVRGRRVAPHVRAMVVPGSGLVKRQAEEEGIDRILRDAGFDWREPGCSMCVGMNADRLLPGERCAATSNRNFENRQGRGGRTHLMSPALAAASAIAGCIAVPEVPG from the coding sequence GTGAACCGGCCCCGCACGCTTTACGACAAGATATGGGATGCGCACGCCGTCGCCGAGGATGACGGCGAAACTTTGCTCTATATCGACCTGCACCTGCTCCATGAGGTGACCTCGCCGCAAGCCTTCGCGGGGCTGGCGGCGGCAGGTCGGGCGGTGCGGCGTCCCGAGCTCGCGCTCGCGCTGTCCGATCATAATGTGCCGACCGCGGGTCAGGCGGCGGGCCCCGCCGGGGTTGCCGATGCCGAAGCGCGCGCGCAACTCGAAGCGCTGGTCAGCAATACACGCCATTTCGGGATCGAGAATTTCCCGATGGGTGACCCGCGCGGCGGCATCGTCCATGTCGTCGGCCCCGAACAGGGGCGCTCGCAGCCGGGAATGACGATCGTCTGCGGCGACAGCCACACCTCGACCCATGGCGCCTTCGGCGCGCTGGCGTTCGGCATCGGCACGTCGGAGGTCGAGCATGTGCTGGCGACGCAGACGATCCGCCAGCGGCGGTCGCGCAACATGCGCGTGACGGTCGATGGCGTGCTCGCGCCGCACGTCCACGCCAAGGATCTCGCGCTCCACCTGCTCGGCGTGATCGGCGTCGACGGTGCGGGAGGGCATGTCGTCGAATATGCCGGCGAAGCCGTTCGCGCGCTGTCGATGGAGGCGCGAATGACGCTCTGCAATCTCAGCATAGAAATGGGCGCGCGCGCGGGACTGGTCGCACCCGATGCGACAACCTTCGCCTATTTGGCGGGTCGGCCCGCGGCGCCCGGAGGGAGGGCGTGGGATATAGCGCAAGCGCGCTGGGCGACCCTCGCAAGTGACGATGGGGCGCTATTCGATCGCGAGATACGCGTCGACGCGCGCGATGTCCGGCCGATGGTAAGCTGGGGCACGAACCCCTCGCAGGTTGCCGCGATCGACGGACTGGTTCCCGATCCGGCTGCGTTGACGAACGCCGAAGCCTGTTCGGCAGCGACACGTGCGCTTGCCTATATGGACCTGACGCCGGGCGCACCGATCGCCGGATTGCGGCTCGACCGCGTGTTCATCGGCAGCTGCACCAACAGCCGGATCGAGGATTTGCGCGTCGTCGCAGAGGTCGTGCGCGGCCGCCGCGTCGCGCCGCATGTTCGCGCGATGGTCGTGCCGGGGTCGGGGCTGGTCAAAAGGCAGGCCGAGGAAGAGGGGATCGACCGCATCCTGCGCGACGCGGGGTTCGACTGGCGCGAGCCCGGCTGCTCGATGTGCGTCGGCATGAACGCCGATCGGCTGCTGCCCGGCGAGCGCTGTGCCGCGACGTCGAACCGTAATTTCGAGAACCGGCAAGGGCGCGGCGGGCGCACCCATTTGATGAGCCCGGCTCTCGCGGCGGCGAGTGCGATTGCGGGCTGCATCGCGGTGCCCGAAGTGCCCGGCTAG